The Metabacillus schmidteae genome has a segment encoding these proteins:
- a CDS encoding tripartite tricarboxylate transporter permease: protein MNNFLEGLMTSLEPMNILWVIIGGFLGTIVGMLPGLGPATAVAVLIPITFGMEPISAIILMAAIYYGAMYGGSRSSILLNTPGDGSAIAATFDGYPMAQKGQAGEAMAISAVASFIGGIMAVIGFIFLAEPLANFALKFGPAEYFLLMLLTLSAIVSLSIGKMIKGFLAMSLGLLLSTVGIDTQTGVYRFTLGIPHFSEGIDFLIVIIGVYAIGEVLYNFLTIDHLKKEKKKVGKIWFSKEQWKRSLWPILRSGPLGFIIGVLPGAGGSIASMISYSTEKQMSKKSDEFGKGAVEGLAAPESANNAASVGAMIPLLTMGIPGSGTTAVMLGALIMLGIKPGPLLFENDPTTVWSLINSMFIGNIALVIINILLVGVLVKILDTPAKVLYPIIVLLAFIGTYTLSYSAIDFFLLLVFGLFGLMLKVLDFPIAPLVLALIVGADMEQNFRKAVLSSDGSMDIFLASPISITLIFLTILSISYPAIVKFFQRRKERKGININM from the coding sequence ATGAATAATTTTCTCGAAGGATTAATGACATCTTTAGAGCCGATGAATATATTATGGGTTATTATTGGAGGGTTTTTAGGAACAATCGTAGGGATGTTACCGGGACTTGGACCAGCAACAGCTGTAGCGGTGTTGATACCTATTACATTTGGAATGGAGCCGATCAGTGCGATTATCCTAATGGCTGCGATTTACTATGGTGCCATGTATGGTGGATCGAGAAGTTCAATTTTATTAAATACACCTGGTGATGGATCAGCAATTGCTGCAACCTTTGATGGATATCCTATGGCTCAAAAGGGTCAAGCTGGTGAAGCAATGGCCATTTCAGCAGTAGCCTCCTTTATTGGTGGAATTATGGCTGTTATCGGATTTATTTTCCTTGCCGAGCCACTTGCAAACTTTGCCTTGAAATTTGGACCAGCAGAATATTTTCTTTTAATGCTTCTCACTCTTTCTGCAATTGTATCACTCTCAATTGGTAAAATGATTAAAGGTTTTTTGGCCATGTCACTTGGTCTATTATTAAGTACAGTTGGAATTGATACACAAACGGGTGTATACCGATTTACACTGGGAATACCACATTTCAGTGAAGGAATTGATTTCTTAATCGTGATTATCGGGGTTTATGCAATTGGTGAGGTATTGTACAATTTCCTTACAATTGATCACCTTAAGAAGGAAAAGAAAAAGGTCGGGAAAATTTGGTTTAGCAAAGAGCAATGGAAACGGTCATTGTGGCCAATTCTAAGATCCGGACCACTTGGATTTATTATAGGAGTTCTGCCAGGAGCGGGTGGATCCATTGCTTCAATGATTAGTTATTCTACGGAAAAGCAAATGTCTAAAAAGTCGGATGAATTTGGTAAGGGTGCTGTAGAAGGACTTGCTGCACCGGAGTCTGCTAATAATGCCGCATCTGTAGGAGCGATGATCCCATTATTAACAATGGGTATCCCAGGATCCGGTACAACAGCTGTCATGCTAGGAGCACTTATTATGCTCGGAATTAAACCGGGCCCACTTCTATTCGAAAACGACCCTACAACTGTTTGGTCTCTAATTAATAGTATGTTTATTGGGAATATCGCCTTAGTCATTATTAATATTTTACTAGTTGGTGTCCTTGTGAAAATACTTGATACACCAGCAAAAGTACTTTATCCAATTATCGTGTTACTAGCTTTCATTGGGACATATACACTAAGTTACAGTGCTATTGATTTCTTCTTACTGCTAGTTTTCGGACTATTTGGGCTTATGCTTAAAGTTCTAGACTTCCCGATTGCACCTCTTGTTTTGGCTTTAATTGTTGGAGCGGACATGGAGCAAAATTTCCGAAAGGCAGTATTATCATCTGATGGAAGTATGGATATCTTCCTCGCCTCACCAATTTCTATAACTCTTATCTTCTTAACGATCTTATCCATTAGCTATCCAGCTATTGTGAAATTCTTTCAAAGACGTAAAGAGAGAAAAGGTATAAATATTAATATGTAA